TCGAGAAAGACATGATCCCAGAAGCTACATTCTCATCGCTCTCCCTCGCTGACCAGTTCTTCGGTAGGGGGTCCAGAGCCTTCGCCACCACTGTATCCAAGTCTAAATACACCCCACCGTACTTATACAAGCTCAGGTAACGGAGTAAATCTGACGCGTGCGATATTCTCCAGCGCGTCCTGTTCAAAGCACCGTTAAACACCATATCCTGTAGCGGCGTTCCTTTAGCGTATTCCCATATCTTCAATCGCCACAATTTTACGTTACGAAATTTTCGAAGTACCGACAAACTGCCTCCTCTTTGGTATCCTTTAATCGGCGCCGAAATTAAAACGTTGACCTGCCATTTTGGATGAGCTCTGGCCGCTGCTTCGACGGCGCAAGCCTGCCGTGAATCCAGTCCGGACTTGCAAGAGGTCTCGTGGAAGAAAATCGACTTTTCAGGCATCTCCACGCTCGAACTTATCACTGGAAGATCATCGTTCGAATCTTGATAGTGACACGAATTGTCCTCCAACGATTCCCAATGTAAGAAATATAAATCCGGCGCGAAATCCGTATGTAAAATGACTATAGTCACACAAACGAGGCACAATAACGATATAACATAACAGTTAAAACGCCTTAACACTCGCACTGGATACATTTTAGCTAAATTCACGTGTATTTGATGTCGTTTTTATACGCTAACTAAATATGATAGCGCTCGATGATGAGTGTCTGAGTCGGTTTGATAAGTTTCACACTTATCTACCGCTCGCATTGATAGCAGGTGCGTTAGTGTACGGCTTGTGGTCAACTTACGGATGATTCGAAACGTAAAGTTGGGTGAGAATCATGATACGATAAACATGTGTGCTGGATGTTCAGTACCCTTATCGTAAACAATCGATTTGTAGGAAAATTGTGCATTacgaaaacaattttaaagCGTTACGTACAATTGATATTAgacttttattgtattaatgtaAATATGTGTTTTTCAAGAGGTAAATTGAGTGAAGACGAAGATGCGAACATTTTATCCGAAAGTATTAATATTAACAACATGCACAATTTAGAGGAGATTAGATTTTCAATTGGAAGAACAAGTAACGACAAAACTGGAATGAAATGAATACAATGACATGAGTAGCACTAACACACTGTCCAGGCGGTTTGCTTTGGAAAATACTTTACTCATACGGTATTTCATCGTTCACGTAAAGCATCATTTGATGCCCtaaaatacctagtcaggtcataaattctgtcacatgtttaatgtaaaataattgaaacaagtttattcattatgtaaccattcatataccaaaatgaacttaacaaaatatagattcttatgacactaaaggttattcaaaatgacctccgtgattttgaatacaggccttcaatctgcgcggccagtcgtctatcgcagcacgaacgaggtccatgtcaatatcggcggctgccttaatcaaggatgtcttgagtgccTCCAAATTggaatgaggctttgagcacgccttttcctccaagtgttgccatatcttgtaatctaacggatttaaatctggactggaggagggccagtctttgtgccggatgaagtcgatttcacgcgccgccagccagtcttgtgtgctcttcactctatgagctggcgccgaatcttgttggaatacccagtgcctgttattgaacatggtatgagaaacaggttccacaaggttcgtcaggactgtattttgatacacaactgcattcgtttttacacctttctcacaaaaatgtacctctgttaagccccaataagaaactcccaaccataccatgagcgaggatggaaaatgacctcgttggacacgcggaatacggttgctcgcttcttcactactctgtgcgtacaccttatcattttgtttgttgtagctctcttctacggtaaaattttttcatccgaaaaaagaatttcccgatatttttttcccgcgtaccgcttcaacaaagcgcggcatctgttcagtctcaggtccattagacgagcattcaagcgatgtcctgtttttcttcgatatgcccgaatacctaagtcttcatttaacacccttttcaccgtggttctgcttaaccccatctgaagggccaacagtttctgcttacgtttgggatttctttaaattcgcgccttcacagcttttatcactgctggagtcttaacagaccgagggcgaccacttcttgacctgtcatctacactagagtcttcattgtatcgtttgatggtacgataaacgaatcttttggttatattcaaatttttcagtatgttaaaaatttgaattgacgcgtaaccgcaacgatgcaacgcaataactgcaacacggtcttctttaagcgtccactccatatttaaaaatgagtaaaattctaaaagtatacatttttattttcatgaacaattcgaaattcgaattcaataaacttttttatggccagcattctaaaagaaaagtttttactgtgtgacaatacttatgacctgactagttatatctTGTGAGGTCTTGAATAGAACTACTTTTGCTTGTACATATAACACGGGTTAGTGCCAGCGTCGTtcttatttctaccgcgaagcaatTTTACTGGGGGtcgaacctcttgtgagtccgcacgggtaggtaccaccaccctgactatttttgccgtgaagtagtaatatgtcgtggcctaaaggataagacttcccgtgcattcgtgttgagcgatgcacacgtgttggaatcccgcaggcgggtacaaatttttctaatgaaatacttacttaacaaatattcacgattgacttccacagtgaaggaataacatcgtgtaataaaaatcaattccgcaaaattataatttgcgtaattactagtgttaggacctcttgtgagtccgcaccggtaccaccactctgcccatttctgccgtgaagcagtaatgcgttttgatttgaagagagggatagccgttatactatactgaaatcttagaacttatatctcaaggtgggtggcgagatttacgttgtagatgtcatgggctccagtaaccacttaacaccaggtgggctgtgagctcgtccaaccatacaagcaataaaaaataacaataaacgtTCCCGTCCCTAGTCGTAATTTAAAATTGCAATTGAGGTCTCACGCGTCAAGGTGGCAGACACATGGTGCTTtaatgggctccgttaaccatgTAAGACCagtgtttgcctacgtttgccactaggggcgctgttccaactgcatactaatttgtgttaacttttacgctatcgagaacgttaaaaaactcgcgctaAGCACACTGAAACCGCTTGctaatttaaaatctattaattttAACTTAAGACGAATGCGCTAGaacgtttttattaatataagccTTAATAGAAGCGTTTTTCACTTACTGTACAAAACAAATAGCAGTCGTAATAATTTCAGAAActatttaactttaaaattgtaTCTGCAAGTTTAAATTGTTTGCATTTTGTGCGTACCCATGCGTGATTAATAATGTGTCGGTATTATGTTGCTgtgggtatttttattacattgtatAGTCACAGTTTGAGCAGCGAAACGATTTCTGA
The Bombyx mori chromosome 17, ASM3026992v2 DNA segment above includes these coding regions:
- the LOC101745697 gene encoding lactosylceramide 4-alpha-galactosyltransferase, with the protein product MYPVRVLRRFNCYVISLLCLVCVTIVILHTDFAPDLYFLHWESLEDNSCHYQDSNDDLPVISSSVEMPEKSIFFHETSCKSGLDSRQACAVEAAARAHPKWQVNVLISAPIKGYQRGGSLSVLRKFRNVKLWRLKIWEYAKGTPLQDMVFNGALNRTRWRISHASDLLRYLSLYKYGGVYLDLDTVVAKALDPLPKNWSARESDENVASGIMSFSRDHVGRMVANATIKF